Below is a genomic region from Persicimonas caeni.
GGCCAATCAGGAATCGGTCGACGAGCTCGCCGCCATGATCGGCGACCACGAGCTGGTCGCCGGCGTCGAGTTCACCCGCCCGGTCGAGTATTTCGAGGACCGGCGCCTGATGTATCTGGGCCTCGACGACGCGCGCGAAGTGAGCAAGCGTGTCAACAAGCGCATCAAGTGGGAGAAGGCGCGCGCCAACCCGATGTTCGTCGGCCTGGGCTCGGACGAGCCGCCGGAGGTCGATCTTTCAGACATCGAAGAGAAGTATCGCTCGCGCTTCGACCAGCCGCGCTACCTGACCGACGACGAGCAGCGCCACTACGTCATCTACGTCGACCCGGTCTTCCCGAACACCGAGTTCCAGAAGACCGACCGACTCCTCGCCGACATCAAGGGGTTCTTCGCCGACAAGATCGAGCCGGACCACCCGAAGGTGTCGATCGCGTTCAGCGGGCGCTACACGAAGTTCTACGAGACCCAAAACGCCATTCGCAAAGACCTGACGTGGGGCACGAGCCTCGCGCTGTTGGGCATTCTGGTCTTTCTCATCGCCTACTTCCGAAGCTGGGTGTACCCGCTGGTCATTGCTGTGCCGCTGATCATGAGCACGGTGTGGACATTCGGTTGGGCGCAGCTCGTCTTCGGCAGCCTCAATATCTTGACCGGATTCCTAGGGGCCGTGCTCATGGGGCTGGGGATCGACTACGGCATTCATATCGTGTCGAGCTTCCAGGAAACCCGCGCCGGGCGCACACCCCGCGAGGCGCTAGTCACCGCGCTGGAGACCGCCGGCCGGCCCAGCCTCTACGCCGGTCTGACCACGCTGGTCGCGCTGGCGAGCCTGGCGTATTCGTCGTTCCAGGCGTTCTTCGAGTTCGGCATCCTGTCGCTCGGTGGACTGACGCTGGTGCTGCTGTCGTACGCGCTGGTGCTGCCGTGTCTGCTTTTGCTGGTGGCCGGCACGCGCTTCGAGCCCAACCCGCGCATGCCCAGCGAAGAGCGACACTTGCGGGTCACCGCCAAGCAAAAGACGCGTTGGACACGCCTCTCGGCGGTCTTCTTGGCCGTTGCGGTCGTGCTCGCCGCCGTCGGCATGCCGGGCGTGAGCTTCGAGTTCGACTTCCGCAAGCTCATGCCCAAAGACCTGCCGGCCTTCAAGGTCGAAGACGAGGTCGACGACGTCGTCGACATGGCGCAGCCGCCGGCGGTCGTGCTCGTCGACGACAAGGCCCACGCGCTCGCCGTCAAAGACGAGCTGCAAAAGCGCATGGCCGACGACCCGCGCGCCGAGATCGTCGAGGCGGTGTTCACCATCTACGACCTCGTCCCCGAGGACCAACCCGACAAGCTGACCGTCTGGCGAGGGCTGCTCGAAGATCTCGAGGATATCCCCAAGAGCCGACGCAAAAAGAACGAGCGACTCCAAGAGCTGTACGACGAGCTCCAACTGGTCGACAAGACCGGCACCATCGCCGTCGACGACCTCCCCGAGTTGGTGCGCCAGCGCTTTGCGCGCACCGACGACCCCAGCAAGACCGTCGTGCTGATCTTGCCGTCGCACTATATCCACAACGCCCAAGACGCGATGGAGTACGTCGCGGTCACCAACGCCCTGCCCGGCCCCAACGGCCAAGGCACCGTCGACCCCATCAGCCAAGAGGCGCTCCTGGCCGACATCCTCGGCCACATCAAGTCGGACACCTTCTGGCTGGTGCTCATCGCCGTGCTCGGGCTCTTGTCGGTCGCCTGGATCGCCTTCCGCAACCTCAAGCGTCTCGCCCTGGCGGTCGCCACAGTCGCCGCCGGCGTCTTTGTAGGCACCGGCCTGATCGGGCTGCTCGATATCTCGTTCAACTTCATGAACATGATCATCTGGCCCATCTGGCTGGGGCTGGGCGTCGACGCGGTCTTTCACCTGTCATCGTGCATCGCGCGCTCCCCGTCGGACTGGAGTAGCTTCCGGCACACCGCCGGCGCGGTCTTTGCCGCCTTCGCCACCACGATGATCGGCTTCGGCGCCCTCATGATCTCGGGACACCGCGGCCTGGCCTCACTGGGCCAGGTGGCCGTCGTGGGCCTGAGCAGCATCCTGATCGTGTCTCTCGCGGTCCACGTCTTCTTCCTCAAAACGGAAGACGAGGCGGACGACGAACAGCGAGAAGGTTCCGTCAATGGAGCCCCCTAATTCACTCGCCCAAAGGCATCGCATGACAGCTCTCGACGACCTCAATATCGTCCGCTACGGAAGCGGCCCCACCAAAGTGATCAGCTACCACGGCTGGGGCGCCGACCACCGCAAGAGTTTCAAGTACGTCATCGAGAAGTTGCCCGAGCACGTCTCCTTTTGGGGCGTCGACCTGCCCGGCTGCGGCCGCAGCCCGCGCCCCTCGGTGTTCAACTACCCCGAAGTAGCGAGCATCCTGACGCAGTCCTTCGACGATATCGTGGGCGACGGCGAGACGGCCACCCTCTTGGGCGCGTGCAGCGGGGCCTATCACGGCCTGGAAATCGCTCGTCAGCGCCCCGACAAGGTCGACAAGCTCGTCATGGTCGACTCGATGGCCTACTTCCCCTGGTTTCTCGGTGTGCTGCTCGCCCCCGGCGTGGGGACGCTCCTGTTCGAAGGAGTCTTCTCGAGCCAACGCGGCCGCAAGGCGATTCAAAAGGTGCTCGAGGCGACCGGCGTGGCCAACGCGTTCGACGTCATGGAATCATTCGGGCGCATCGATCTGGGCGCCGCCTACCGGTATTTGGAGTTCTACGACGAAATGGGCACCGTCGACCAATACATGACCGTCAACACGCCCACCACGTTGTTGTGGGGCACTCACACCTGGAAGGTGGTGCTCGAGTCGGTGAAGATGTGGCGCGCCACCCTGCCCAACTTCACCGAGGTCCAGGTCGAGGGCGTCGGCCACCTGATCAACCAGGAAGCCCCGGAAGTCGTCGTCGAGGCCCTGCTCGACGCTACGGGCGAATCGGCCCGCGATGCGGCTCGCCAAGTTGCTGCAGCTCTTCATCGCTGAACACACGCGAGCGAATCAGGAAGCGCTTGCCCTCGGGGGCCTCGAGCGAGAAGCCTGCCCCCCGCCCTGGCACCACGTCGAGTGTCAGGTGCGTGTGCTTCCACTTCTCAAATTGCTGCCCGCCAATATAAAACGGACACCCCTCCACCTCGCCCAAGTAGACATCACGCTGGCCGATCTTGAAGTCGTCGTGCGGATAGCACATTGGCGCGCTGCCGTCGCAGCAGCCGCCGGACTGGTGGAAGAGTAGCTCACCGTGTTGCTCCTTGAGTTGGCGGATCAACTGGCGTGCTTCGTCGGTTACGTCGACACGTGACAAGTCGTCACTCATACGATTTCTCCAGCGATGGCGTGGGGCCTGGTCTTCAAGTCTTGAAGTCTTGGGGGCTTGGTTGGGTGTCCGGGCGTGGCGGACCGTGCGAGTTGTTCGCGGCGGGAGCCACGCCCGGACATCAACCTTTAAAAGAAGCCCATGGGGTTCTCGTCATAGCTGACCAAGAGGTTTTTGGTCTGCTGGTAGTGATCGAGCATCATCTTGTGGTTCTCACGTCCGATGCCCGACTGCTTGTAGCCGCCGAAGGCTGCGTGGGCGGGGTACAGGTGGTAGCAGTTCGTCCACACGCGGCCGGCTTGGATGGCGCGGCCGGCGCGGTAGGCGACGTTCTGGTTGCGCGTCCACACGCCGGCGCCCAGCCCGTAGAGGGTGTCGTTGGCGATGCGGATGGCGTCGTCGTAGTCGTCGAACGAGGCGACCGACAGCGCCGGGCCGAAGATCTCCTCCTGGAAGACGCGCATCTCGTTGGAGCCCTCGAAGACCGTCGGGCGCACGTAGAAGCCGCCCTCGAGCTCGCCCGACATCTCGGCGCGGCCGCCGCCGGTGAGCACCTTGGCGCCCTCGTCGCGGCCGATCTCCATGTAGGACATGATCTTCTCGAACTGGTCGCGCGAGGCCTGGGCGCCCATCATCGTGTCGGTGTCGAGGGGGTTGCCCACCTTGACGCTGTCGACGCGGGCGACGGCGCGCTCCATGAACTCGCCGTAGATCGACTTTTGCACCAGCGCGCGCGACGGGCAGGTGCACACCTCGCCCTGGTTGAGCGCGAACATGGCGAAGCCTTCGAGACACTTCTCGAAGAAGGA
It encodes:
- a CDS encoding efflux RND transporter permease subunit, producing MNRKEEAVADFFERFTPIIMAVAVLLTGLGAYLASGLSLDSELKRLLPQSDPSVQGLERLEDAYGRQIGRLAILLEGPDPKANQESVDELAAMIGDHELVAGVEFTRPVEYFEDRRLMYLGLDDAREVSKRVNKRIKWEKARANPMFVGLGSDEPPEVDLSDIEEKYRSRFDQPRYLTDDEQRHYVIYVDPVFPNTEFQKTDRLLADIKGFFADKIEPDHPKVSIAFSGRYTKFYETQNAIRKDLTWGTSLALLGILVFLIAYFRSWVYPLVIAVPLIMSTVWTFGWAQLVFGSLNILTGFLGAVLMGLGIDYGIHIVSSFQETRAGRTPREALVTALETAGRPSLYAGLTTLVALASLAYSSFQAFFEFGILSLGGLTLVLLSYALVLPCLLLLVAGTRFEPNPRMPSEERHLRVTAKQKTRWTRLSAVFLAVAVVLAAVGMPGVSFEFDFRKLMPKDLPAFKVEDEVDDVVDMAQPPAVVLVDDKAHALAVKDELQKRMADDPRAEIVEAVFTIYDLVPEDQPDKLTVWRGLLEDLEDIPKSRRKKNERLQELYDELQLVDKTGTIAVDDLPELVRQRFARTDDPSKTVVLILPSHYIHNAQDAMEYVAVTNALPGPNGQGTVDPISQEALLADILGHIKSDTFWLVLIAVLGLLSVAWIAFRNLKRLALAVATVAAGVFVGTGLIGLLDISFNFMNMIIWPIWLGLGVDAVFHLSSCIARSPSDWSSFRHTAGAVFAAFATTMIGFGALMISGHRGLASLGQVAVVGLSSILIVSLAVHVFFLKTEDEADDEQREGSVNGAP
- a CDS encoding alpha/beta fold hydrolase; protein product: MTALDDLNIVRYGSGPTKVISYHGWGADHRKSFKYVIEKLPEHVSFWGVDLPGCGRSPRPSVFNYPEVASILTQSFDDIVGDGETATLLGACSGAYHGLEIARQRPDKVDKLVMVDSMAYFPWFLGVLLAPGVGTLLFEGVFSSQRGRKAIQKVLEATGVANAFDVMESFGRIDLGAAYRYLEFYDEMGTVDQYMTVNTPTTLLWGTHTWKVVLESVKMWRATLPNFTEVQVEGVGHLINQEAPEVVVEALLDATGESARDAARQVAAALHR
- a CDS encoding DUF779 domain-containing protein codes for the protein MSDDLSRVDVTDEARQLIRQLKEQHGELLFHQSGGCCDGSAPMCYPHDDFKIGQRDVYLGEVEGCPFYIGGQQFEKWKHTHLTLDVVPGRGAGFSLEAPEGKRFLIRSRVFSDEELQQLGEPHRGPIRP